A stretch of Lathyrus oleraceus cultivar Zhongwan6 chromosome 6, CAAS_Psat_ZW6_1.0, whole genome shotgun sequence DNA encodes these proteins:
- the LOC127094969 gene encoding uncharacterized protein LOC127094969 codes for MTRIGDSLGAPRAQVRQNPSPPPRSETPVRQEEMADETVEQEDQEVEQIPRVARRPPVVLVNRNQDPDHMVRQIRQETTTGEQNLEVIVERIIVRNGTNPGLQRPTYSSPLLDFVLQIEFPKGWKVPKFTKFAGDTEESTVEHVARYQIEVGDIVNNEDLKLKYFPSSLTKNAFTWFTMLPPQSVQAWTQLERLFHEQFYIGQSKISLKELNNVKQNIVESFDQYLNRFRLLKTRCFTQVLEHELVEIAACDLDYSIIKKLDTQYLRDMAQLADIVRHIERLKAEKTKTSRYHKKEKSVIYRS; via the coding sequence ATGACCCGAATAGGGGATTCCCTAGGGGCTCCTAGAGCTCAAGTTCGTCAGAATCCCTCACCTCCACCTCGATCGGAAACCCCGGTCCGACAAGAGGAGATGGCAGATGAAACAGTAGAACAAGAAGACCAGGAAGTCGAACAAATCCCTAGGGTGGCTCGAAGGCCTCCCGTTGTTTTAGTAAATAGGAACCAGGATCCTGACCATATGGTCAGGCAAATTCGACAAGAGACAACAACTGGGGAGCAAAACCTAGAGGTTATTGTCGAGCGAATCATAGTGAGAAATGGAACAAACCCAGGCCTACAGAGGCCGACATACTCTTCACCTTTACTAGATTTTGTTTTACAAATAGAATTTCCAAAGGGGTGGAAGGTCCCAAAATTCACTAAGTTCGCCGGAGATACTGAAGAATCTACCGTCGAACATGTTGCCAGATATCAAATCGAAGTTGGCGACATAGTGAATAATGAGGATTTGAAGTTGAAATACTTTCCAAGTTCTCTTACAAAGAATGCGTTCACTTGGTTTACGATGCTGCCTCCACAATCCGTCCAAGCGTGGACGCAGTTAgagagattgttccatgaacagttttacatAGGACAGTCgaaaataagtctgaaagaacTAAATAACGTCAAACAAAATATCGTTGAGTCATTTGATCAGTACCTAAATAGGTTTAGACTGTTGAAGACTAGATGTTTTACTCAAGTCCTTGAGCACGAGTTAGTCGAGATAGCCGCATGCGATTTAGATTATTCTATCATAAAGAAATTGGATACCCAatatctgagggatatggcacaattagctGACATAGTTCGACACATCGAACGCCTGAAAGCTGAAAAGACCAAAACTAGTCGATACCATAAGAAAGAAAAAAGTGTCATATATCGCAGTTGA
- the LOC127092639 gene encoding serine/threonine-protein kinase SRK2E: MNTVGPGGMDIPIMHESDRYELVRDIGSGNFGVARLMTDKHTNQRVAVKYIERGDKIDENVQREIINHRSLRHPNIVRFKEVILTPTHLAIVMEYASGGELFERICNAGRFSEDEARFFFQQLISGVSYCHAMQICHRDLKLENTLLDGSPAPRLKICDFGYSKSSVLHSQPKSTVGTPAYIAPEVLLKKEYDGKIADVWSCGVTLYVMLVGAYPFEDPDEPKNFRKTIHRILKVQYSIPDYVQISPECRHLISRIFVADPAQRISMPEIRNHMWFLKNLPADLIVGNTMNDQFQEPEQPMQTVEEIMQIISEATIPAAGTHQSLNQYLTGSLDIDDEMDEDVETDPDLDIDSSGEIVYAM; encoded by the exons atgaacACTGTTGGGCCAGGAGGAATGGATATACCGATTATGCATGAGAGTGATAGGTATGAGCTTGTTCGTGATATTGGGTCTGGGAATTTTGGGGTGGCTAGGCTTATGACAGATAAACACACTAATCAGCGTGTTGCTGTCAAGTATATTGAGAGAGGTGATAAG ATTGATGAAAATGTACAAAGGGAAATTATAAATCATAGATCACTGAGGCATCCCAATATTGTCAGGTTCAAGGAG GTAATACTTACCCCTACACATTTAGCTATTGTGATGGAATATGCTTCTGGAGGAGAGCTATTTGAGCGAATATGCAATGCAGGACGGTTCAGTGAGGACGAG GCACGGTTTTTCTTTCAACAGCTAATATCAGGGGTTAGCTACTGTCATGCAATG CAAATATGTCATCGTGACTTGAAGTTGGAGAACACGTTGTTGGACGGTAGTCCGGCTCCTCGTTTGAAGATTTGTGATTTTGGGTATTCAAAG TCATCAGTGCTACATTCGCAACCAAAATCTACCGTCGGTACACCTGCATATATCGCTCCTGAAGTTTTGCTTAAGAAGGAATATGATGGCAAG ATTGCAGATGTGTGGTCTTGTGGTGTTACCTTATATGTCATGTTGGTTGGTGCATATCCTTTCGAGGATCCGGATGAGCCTAAGAATTTTCGGAAGACTATTCAT AGGATTTTGAAAGTCCAATACTCAATTCCTGATTATGTTCAAATATCTCCCGAGTGCCGTCATCTGATCTCAAGGATCTTCGTTGCAGACCCTGCACAG AGAATAAGTATGCCTGAGATTCGAAACCACATGTGGTTTTTGAAGAACCTTCCTGCGGATCTTATTGTCGGAAATACAATGAACGACCAATTTCAAGAGCCTGAACAACCGATGCAGACCGTTGAAGAAATCATGCAGATAATTAGCGAAGCTACTATTCCTGCAGCTGGAACTCATCAGTCTCTCAACCAGTATCTTACCGGTAGTTTGGACATTGATGATGAAATGGACGAGGATGTGGAAACCGATCCCGACCTTGATATCGATAGCAGCGGTGAAATAGTTTATGCAATGTAA
- the LOC127092640 gene encoding uncharacterized protein LOC127092640: protein MSQLLSSASTCFQPLTCTNSFINQPPFRGFKGVSGFVRKHACCLGVQPFCASQKIRPKISCAMNMSAHSSDDDRKRQLDRLIEKVRKLWDSSPQPVKNFPWNTALGNFIQLVIDLTLAVVKYLYVPVFTVTSISELSYCARQSKLVLVPIPILLGAAFAGILKETALELSPRLREAQVPWHLIAIAIFFTLIKLPGPYYPYWGRILIPHFANGVLLRALWFAILWYRRPKVLKMSESDS, encoded by the exons ATGTCTCAACTCCTATCTTCCGCTTCCACTTGTTTCCAACCTCTCACCTGTACCAACTCCTTCATAAATCAACCTCCCTTTCGGGGATTCAAG GGTGTATCAGGTTTTGTCAGGAAGCACGCTTGCTGTTTAGGCGTTCAGCCATTCTGTGCATCTCAAAAGATAAGGCCTAAGATCTCATGTGCTATGAATATGTCTGCACATTCATCAGATGATGATAGAAAACGGCAACTTGACCGGTTAATAGAAAAAGTACGTAAGCTTTGGGACAGTTCTCCTCAGCCAGTGAAGAATTTCCCTTGGAACACGGCACTGGGAAACTTCATTCAACTTGTTATTGATCTTACTTTGGCGGTTGTCAAATACCTTTATGTACCTGTGTTTACAGTTACCTCCATCAGCGAGTTATCCTACTGCGCACGTCAAAGTAAGCTAGTTCTTGTTCCTATTCCGATTCTCCTTGGAGCTGCTTTTGCCGGGATCCTTAAAGAGACCGCATTAGAGTTGTCTCCACGGCTAAGG GAAGCACAAGTTCCATGGCATTTAATTGCAATTGCAATTTTCTTCACATTGATCAAATTGCCAGGTCCATATTACCCTTATTGGGGACGTATACTAATTCCTCACTTTGCGAATGGGGTTTTGTTGAGGGCTCTATGGTTTGCAATATTGTGGTATAGAAGACCTAAAGTATTGAAGATGTCAGAGTCTGATAGTTAG